The nucleotide window TACAATTGTGTTTGATATAATGGTCAAATTTGGGAAATTGTAAATAACATTTAGGACAttgatgaatttgaattattgaattatgaTCACTGATTTCAGCAGCCTCTTCTTCAGTTATTTTTCTAAGGTTTCCATTTtctatttgataattttctgtaAAAGGAGCAAGGTTGTGATTCTGCATTTCCCAAGTTGGATCTCTCGGTTCTTCATCTTGGTCATCATTGTCatcttcaataatatattgttcATTTTCATCAGCAGAATTTTGtgataattcaaaattgttttcttgttcAACTTTTATGGACTGGTCTACTTCCAACTCTTGTTCACCTTCGGGATCAAACTCCTCAGTTTCCTAtgaacataaatattatttcaattacataGGTATATTAAGGAAAGAGTTATTAGAATTAATTAAAGTATCACTGCTTAACAACAATGGTTAGGTGTTATCAGTGTTAATGTCaagaaaattattcatcagaatttttatttttcagctaatttaaataatacagAGAAATTTCATCGATAAGTCTTGATTTAtaagatttggaaaaaatgatgaaCTAAGACTAAAATATTCTGTGGGAATAAAATTTGACTGATTTTTgcatttagaataaaaataatgaagaggGAATTTATTGATATGATTTACGTTCAGTGTTGTTCAAATGTAtctacttatattttttattctcaattcaaATGATAAAAAGTTGAGTTATGTCATGAAGAAAAAATTGCATAATGGCATATATAGAAGAATACTTATGTTGTCATGTgagtacaaaaaaacatttaagtAATGATGAAAATAGCACCGAATTTGGTTCTTAATtacgtataaaaatatttgcctCCTTTTCAAGTTCTCATATATCCCTAATGGGTCATTGTATGAAGTTGATAAACTCCATCTAAAATGAAACAAGTAACTCACCAACATCACTTCTTCCCCATCATGATATTTAGCTAAATGCTCTTCAATAGAAGTAAACTGTACATTACACATTATACACATGTATGTAACTTGACCATTATCACCTTGGGTGTCAAAATTTACAGCATCTTCAGTTGTACAGTTCTCTGAATCGGTTTTACCTTGTTCTGTTTCAGTAACTTCATGAATTTCTTTATCAGAATGAACAACTGATCCTTCAGTTTCTTTCTCAATTCCATCATTATCTTGATTTTCATTTCTCCCATCCAAATTTGTCAATTGAGCATCACATTCTGTTTCTAAATGATTAGctaattcatttatattattgaatcCTGAATTACAGATTGAACATGCTGGGTTGTTTATTACTTCGAGAATATGGTCCCTTAACAACTGACGAGATGAAAAATGTTCCCCACAACATAAAGGGCACTTCAAAGATAGCGTACCCATTATGAATATAAGTTGATTCTAATAATTTAGTTATAACATCCAAACATTGTTATTGTAAAGCTGTATGTATTAATTCGCTAAGTAATGTGTactattatgtatttatttttgtaaactaCGATATTAGCAACaatctttttcttcttcgttCTTTTACTAGCTTGAACTTTGCTTCCACGAGTTTTCGAGTTGACAACGACTAACGACAAATGGTTAAAAGTAATGTGACGGCTGATATCGGCAGGACCgtaattacataaaatttggcaaattagtgaaaaaatgttgtaaaaagAACTTTATATCAATccattcaaaaatcaaaatgcaaTGTGGTAGAAAGTAGGATAAgtttgataatttcaatttgattataGAACTGGTTCCAATCGAATTCACATTATATGTAAAATGTAGTCAAGCAATTGTTTTAACTATACATTAATAATAAAGCGTGATATTTAGATTCCAATGACTTACTGTATTTTTAGACTTTCTACTGAAACGATGCAAACATTTTTTACACAAAACTTTTAGTGATCTTTGTTGTCATCATCAATTTACTTCTTCATTGGTGATTATTCTAGGAACTAGTAAAAGACTTCaattaaaattgcaaaaatgtatctgttacatttttttactattttcatatGTGTGGATTCTAGTTTAACTAAAGCTTTGAATGCTGTTGTTATTTTGGgtaagtaattgaaaaaaaaaacattaagaaCAGAGTCTGCAACTttgataattcattttttcattaattgaatatttaattatttagctGATGATGGAGGCTTTGAAATGGGTACATACAGAAACAAAATTTGCCAAACGCCTAATTTGGATAAATTGGCAAAagaaagtttaatttttaataaagcgTTTACTTCAGTGAGTAGCTGTTCTCCTAGGTAAGCAGTTTCGTAGTATAAATagtgataattttctttaatttcttatttcttagaccttttgatatgtttgtttctaaatcttcttggtttcaggtctcttctgtttcatattttgatacttAAAGAAAAgccaaaacgtcaattttatctatctttcaaaaattatttaaaaaaactaattttgaaacagaagaggcCTAAAATGAAAAAGATTTAGAAACCTAAATATAGTCttaattagatgaaaataatttatttcatgaaaattgttACATTGTAGTATATTGATAATTCAGTATTTTTAGTACGAAGTTAACACTTAAGATAAactcgtataaaaataagttaaatatcTTGACAActctcaaatttaaaaaatcaacatggaaaaattaactgaaaagggaacaattatttgaattaaaatataggTGATAATAAGTATATACCTGGTGGTTAGCAGAAAATATTAAGTTACAAACCAATTCTAATATGTACATTAAATAGCAAATTATATATCCAATTGATGCTCTTCATGATCAAGTGCCAATAAAgcaatttcaattatataactaattttaatcaacaaaatacatatttcaatttctaaagACTCATtagttccaattattttttatataatcctCTTATtagtaaatttcaaatatatttcttttttcatttatatagtATCGATTAGTATATAATTTTTGCTTGagtgaatttttgaatatgCATATGTTTTCCTTTAATGATTGTACAAGTTTGAAGACTCGAATAACTAACACTGTGAGACCTATcaacgtcctgatttttttttctatatacatccAACTTTCAGAAATACCattctataatttcatcataATGCCCCACTTATTTTGTGTGagtgaatttttgaatatgCCTAGATTTTTCGTTAACGATTGAACAAGTTTGGAGCCTTGTATTACTAATAATATGAAACCTACCAACGtcttttttttctacaaacatCTAACCTTCAGTAACACCATTTTATACTTTCAACTTTATGCTCcactcaataaaattttttaaatgcataTGTTTTTCGTTAATGTTTGTACAAGTTTGGGATCTCGAATAACTAACATTGTGAAACCTATCAACGtcccgatttttttctatatacatccAACTTTCAGAAACACCATTCTATAATATCAGCTCAATGTTCCACTTATTTGGGTGTAAGTGAATGTTTAAATATGCATATGTTTTTCTTTAATGATGGAACAAGGTTGGAGCCCCATATTACTAACACTGGGAAACCTATTAAGTTCCtgattttttctactttaatcTAACGAAACACCATTCCataatttcaacttaatttGGTGTGagtgaatttttgaatatacgTAGTTTTTTCGTTAACGATTGAACcttcaaaaatacatttatatctacatgtaaattaaaaaatatatttatatgctGGACTGTTAATGCatatgaattaattgaaaagttaTGGTCACAAACTATGAAATCCTTTGACTCTTTTAGCATCTGTAtagtgtttttttaatttacagtCGAGCAGCTTTGCTTACAGGAATGCCGTCACATCAGAATGGAATGTATGGATTACATCAAGGGgttcataattttaattcttttaataaagttaagagtataacaaaaattttgaaagatcaAGGCATTAGAACAGGTAagaagtttttcatttattaagctaataaataaatcttgGAAGAacctatttttattgttatcgagatttaattatcaaaaaatatactgTTCAAAGAGACACAATATTCAAAACATTACACAATATTCTACCATAATCAAAATATCCTCAAATAGTTCTACCTTTTAAAAACAGAGCTTTACTTCAAAAGTAATGAGTGAATAAGACAGAAATTGTTTACTCATTTAATGAGTTtgctaaattttgaaaacaacttTCATATATTCTATAATCATAGTTGTTTATAactcttaaatttttaataaaaattaatattttaggCATTATTGGTAAGAAACATGTTGGTCCAGAAAATGTGTATCCATTTGATTATGCAGAAACTGAGGAGAATAATTCCATATTTCAGGTGGGGCGGAATATCACACATATTAAATTGTTGACTAGGACATTTTTGAATACGTCTGAGTaagtttaaatttcaattattttttcaatattataacattattaCTAACTTTTAATAGGTGGAAAACAGAAAGGGGTAGCCCATATTTTTACTGGCGTGTCGACGGGTTGGGGGATGACGGTACCTGACCCTTCAGagccaaaaaatataataatgttctatgaaaaaaatcaaataatttatatcttgCAGGGTATAAATAGATTTCAATAGATATATGCCTAGTATACAGTGACACCCTTTCTTCCCCTGCCAAGTACCGAAGGTTTAAATTTAACCTTCCAGTACTTGAAAGATTACTTCAGAAACTCTTCTAATGAAACATGACTTAATCGTTTAGCTCTATTATTCATACATATTAATAACATTAGTGGGAAGGAAGGAAGTGTAAGTGAGGAAGTCATTCATGAACTTGCCAAAAAATCACAAAGGCTTATCATTAAGCTGTAAAAATCTTGAAGATTAAAGAAATAgtatgaaaactaaaattaaaacgaaaataaacaatattacaaaaataaataaaactccCTATCATTATTgtccttttttattaatatattgaatGGTTTTTTTGTCTTGTTACAATGTTACTCCAAGAAAGTTTCCGAACATTCTGtatcataataatattttgtgcAACCAATAATTTTGACTACGAGACTATGTCAGTACTTACTTTctagttaaataaattaactaaCTTAAAATATGTCAAGGCTGACAATTTTGAGCCTAAGGATTATGTAGTAATTTTTTCTAAAGCTACAGATAGCACTCTCTGAAGGGacaaaacagttttttaaagGCTACTAGACCAAAGGTTCTTCGGACTATATCCTAACCCACCGAGCAAAACTCTGGACTCGAAActgcatattttgaatttagGATAAGGagaatgaagataatgaaataatgaaacatAAACCTGAATATTTCTTAgacattaacaaattatttcaattatttgattatgTGAATCCATTCTGGACTGCCATAAACACTGCCCTCACATTGTAAATGTGATTTACAATTATTCTAATCTTGAGAGTCTTTTTTTGAATCCCCAACATAGTATCAACTCCTCTCAAGATtgccattttataataatacagTTGAGTTTTCTTTCCCAGGATCACATAttcacaaaaagaaaaaaatataatttaatatttcatattgtaCGTATTTAGTGGACaaggaaataattcaaatactttatatttaatttttagtcctttctttttatatattgcATTTCATGACCCACATCGTTGCGGTCATACAAATCCCGAATATGGAGAATTTTGTCAACGGTTTGGAAATGGTGAACCAGGTATGGGTTATATCCCCGATTGGCAACCAATTATCTACCAACCAGATGAGCTTGAACTAccttattttattccaaatactTGGGAAGCTAGAAAGGATGTTGCTAATCAATATACAACTATTTCAAGGCTTGATCAAGGTACTTACAAATTGAAATAAGTTAAATGCGAGATGGTAGTACAAAACTTTAGCAACTTCAcctcatatttatttaaactatttctaatggtgaggtgaatttatacactgtctcttacttaatttatttacacactcaCTCTAGACACTATTCATAATAACTActtactatttataataattaactggTTACTACTtgtataattcatttaaattcacCAGTTACTATTTCGTTCACTATGACATTCAAACATATGCTGACTTCTCGCTGCTAAATCTGCATGAATTTATACTAGAAAggaatttcttaataattctagaaagtaaacaaacagaCAAATAAAAACCTTATAAACAAATCGCCGCTGTGATAAGAACTTGTAGAAAAACAGTATCAAACGCTTTCCTAGATATTTGTTGCGCTTCACCAAATTTTAGACTCTTCCATTATAATCTGACAAGATCGACTTCACGGTCCATGTCATGGACATGttagtaataatatataatttttgctGGTTGCTTTGATATATCTTCTGTATTAAAAACATGATGTATATTAACACAATCCCTTTTTTAGGAGTTGGCTTAATCATCGAAGAATTAAAAAACTCTGGTCATTATGATAATACTCTGATCATTTATTCAAGTGATAATGGCATACCCTTTCCAAATGGAAGGACAAATATGTATGATTCTGGAATACAAGAGCCTTTATTTATTTCATCCCCACTTCATAAAGAAAGACGAGGTCAAGTAACAAATTCTTTAACAAGTTTATTAGATATTGTCCCTACACTATTGGATTGGTATGGAATTAAAGGAGAAACTAATTCTGTTGAAGAATTTGATCATTTATATGGTAGAAGTTTACTTCCACTTCTTGTTAAAGGTATGTAGTATGCAAATGATTGTAATCCACTATccactttataaaaatttgaaggaACATCTGTTTTCCCATACAACTCTCTCTATACAACTCATGGTTACCACTCCTATTCTTTCAAATGCATTTTTTGGTTATGAATAATCTCAAATGAATCTGTTATGATCCATTCTTGAACTCCTGTAATGAATCAActtaaacaataaatttgaatttccaCTATAGATCCTGGTGCAAAATAAAATCTCTGAATGCTATTTCAAATATCACTGTTTATTTGGGGGCATAATGATCAAGTATCCCTTTGGCTAAATGGCTTCTCTCCCTATTACACCTAGCAAAACAGAAGAGGCATAAcatttatttcatgatttaCGTCGACCAGTGGGGATTTTCGATTGAAAACTTGATTCTAATTCATGTAATGCTCAGGGGCTTGGTATTCTTGCTAAGTATGGGTGAAGCAATTCCGATTACTCTAGCTAGGGGAGTAAACACCTTGAACAAAACCGGTATCGAACGAGTGATGTGACTGTGTCACCAATAACCCTCCAAAAACTAGGCGATTGTAGTATCCAGACTCTGCTATTAGGGACGCTTTATTTCCTATGCTACTCTTTGGAGTAACAATgactgaaattttaataaaaaaatcatatatagaTGACCCACTTATGGAGGAACTAAAACCCTTCGCTAGGCGAGACTCATTGATCAGAATGCCACCAGTTGAAACTATGGGGCACCCAACCCCTACACGAAAAGACACCACAACATGGAAGAAAAAACAAACGGAAAGAGAAAGGCTGTAACTGACTGTATGCAACAAAAATTGATTGCAATTCATgtatttctattctttttacatttcaattatcaaaagaGAATAGAAATTTACTTTCTATCTgctcttttattttaatttttttacttctggAGAGATGTGCAATCTGTCCAGCAAGGTTTGATTTTTGGCTGGAATGTAGTTCATTTTCACACTtataaaaatctcaattaattaagAATTGATCATTTAGTGCTAAATAATGGATCTTACAGATCTCTTACAGATAAGACCATGTCTTTTTAGCCTCCAGTCAATGGATAAATTCCCAAagggaaaacaaaaatttcaaatatattttttgcatttgaaTAATGACCACTTAgtgtacatttatttattaatatattttatacatgaAATGCATTTTTCTTTTAGAACCAGATGATACATCAAAAGAAGTTATTTTTGGAAGTTATAATTTACATGAAATTACTATGTACTACCCTATGCGAATGGTTAGAACACAAAGATACAAActtatacataatataaattACTATTCACCTTTTCCTATAGACCAGGATTTATATTTGTCTCCAACATTCCAAgtaagttgaaaataaatataatcatcaCTATAAATCATTAAGTCAAAAAGGAAATGAATAGATTTGGGAAAGACACATAGAAAAGGAAACCAAAAGCAATGTGTTAACTATAAAGGTAATATGTAGAATCTAAATAACAGACTAAAGCGAACAgagttgaaattttgtgttttttaaacTAGAATTCGCAATGCGTTCTACTACTCAAACCATAAATGTGTGAAGATGCAATTTGAACAACGAGTAGTACGTTGTTACAGCAGTACGAGAATCGAGGTTTTCAGGTACAGATTTAATGGCAAAGCAAGCAGAGGTCAATTTTTTTGTCAGGTTTTCTATATGTATAGACCAATTAAGggcaccgtcaatatgtagaTCAAGAAACATGATTGAATTTGAGGAACGTATTAAGTCACTGTTGAGTTTTAGAGCTGGTAAAGCTCCTTTATATGATAAAGTTAAAGTTTTCTCAATGTTTAAACAGAGACCATTCGAGTCAGACTTAATAGTAAAGAGATTTTTGCCTATGGTTAGACTGGTGTCATCTGCGAATAAAGTAAATTTACCATTAATTCGTAAGTCTGTAACATCattaatgaatatcaaaaaaataactgaacCCTAAGGTACACCATTGTCAACTGGCAATTTACTTGAAACTTTTCCATTAGCTCGTACCAattgttttccattttcaataCTTTAGTTTATTAATAAGAACTAGCGCCGCACGTTCCGTGAGtcttacatattttaataaaaagaaaagaaaaagtaatattgcaaaatttttttcttagggTTTAGAATGTACCATTTTCTGACCTTTGACCTCTCATATCTCGAGAAGCCctgaagatataaaaaaattgcttctGGCCACCCCTGAGACTTAACCCTTTCCAACGATACCCCACTTGACTTTCTAACGTCAATAGTCTAGGAGGAGTTAGCGGGGACAAAAAAACCTTaatgtattaaatataaagATTTCATGAtcacagggccggattaagctaggggcttgggggggctattgccccgggccccaggtccaagaaggccccatcatttggaaaacattttgtattttttgatgtgttgataccacaaatctaacgtattgatattattttgtgaatttttccgggttttcgaattccttaagggggccccgtcattattttagccccgggccttataaatcttaatccggccctgcatGATCAATACAATCTAAGGCATTagtgaaatcacaaaaaaccgaagccgtataaaatttattgttaagtgaGGTATATATTTCATAGGAAATCAAATCaagattttatgtttgaaaagaAAGGGTAATAGACGGTTTTTCATTAGTCCTTCAATTATCTTCGATAGGATTGGTATAACGCAATAGGACGATAGTTACTAGTGTTATTTTTCTTGCCACCCTTGTACATAAAAACCTTAATTAATTACTAAGTGATTCACATCATGGGGTAGGAAGtcggaaacaaatatttaccaGAGACTTTCGAATTGCACAATCATTAGTAAGTCAATGTTAAAATCGCCGCATAGAATTCTTCTGCTCTTggtagacaaaaaaaaagaatgaattttaCATTTAGATGgcatacaaatacaaataatatataaatcgaTAGTTTTGTTGTAAGTTATGGtaaattcaaaagaattttctactagtaaaaaatcataatttgatACAGCTCAGAAGTCCTCGCCGGAAGACAAACAAATCGCCTACATATACATATACGGAATAGGAAGATCAGAAATAGGGAGTTCTCCGGATTGAGATTACAGTACCTATGGGATTAAATAGATATATAAAAGAGActgtaaaagataaaatacaGATATCAAAAGATAAATTAGATGGAAAGAATAAGGAGACACTAATAacataataaacatgaaaatagtAAAACTTTCTTTTGTTACCCTTTTTTGCTTCTTACCTTGCAGACCAGCTGAGATCctagttattttataatagagCTGAAGAAATAGAtaacataaaaatgataaaactttcTTTTGTTAGAAGTAACAGAAAAACTATACAgtgttattataataaataatattttaatataggCATGAATAAATGCATTtggcaaatatatttttaatttttaggatattttgaataaaaccagGACAAATGAAAACACTTTTTGGTATAAAACTTTACAGGAATATTACAAACGTCCAGAGTGGGAATTGTATGATTTGAAGTATGATCCAGAAGAACTTAATAATATTGCAAAAAAGAGTTCtcaacaacaaatttttaacgagttaaaagaaaaattgcaTAAATGGCAAAAGGAGACCCAAGATCCTTGGATTTGTTCTCCACATGCGGTTTTGGAAGACGAGGGAAGTTTCAAACATAACCCACAATGTTTAGATTTGATTAATATTTGATGAAGTAAATTCGTTTCTCGATTTGATTTTTTAGCTCCATATTGGAAgctgatttttcaaataagtaaaatatagaaattgtgGATTCTTAAActgcttttttatttaaaaccacaATAACGTTTGATTTAATTGGAGTATAGAATGATTTTTTAGATTCCTTCTATAATCATAGATCCATGGCATTAATTTGAAAActggtataattttatttagttctgtatctacattttgtattttaattgaCTTTCaacatcttttattttttattagaatactTGTGATACCAGTTTTTTTCTCATTCTAAGTGTTCCTTTGATAGGTAACTCACCATCTTTTACGGTGATCAAATACCTCAAAGGAAGTAGTTTTAACATCTAACGAGTGTCCTTTGTCAAAATTAGGATTTCAATTTCGAATTTCAAAGCCAATGATTCGTGTGGAATTGCTCGGGGAAGATTTTGTTCACGTTACAATAATCGACGGTTATATGACGCCTTAAGTGAAGATTTGATTCGATCATCGGTGCGAAGGCTCCGAGCAACAAGTTCAGCAGAAAACAACTCACGACTGGTACCCAGCAGGACGTCAAGAACGAATGAATACATTGAACTCGTCGCGGCAAGTTTGCGCGATAATCCGCGTCAGTCCTTTCGCAAGAGAGCGGCTGCCTTGGGGCTTCCAAAAACTATAGTGCAcgaaatattgaagaaagatcttaaatttcatccatttaaaattcaaagTATGCAAGCGCCAATGTTGGAGCGATTTCGCACAGTGGACACTATCTTTTGGAGTTtatgaagcccattttcatttgaatggaaGTGTAAATTAGCAAAATTGTCGTTATTGGTCCTCTAAAAGACAAAACCCCCgcttaaaaaatatcaacaaccACTTCACAATCCTAAAGTGACCTTTTTGTGTGCGTTTTCAAGCAGGGGAATAATTGGACCCTATTTCTTTGAAAACCGTCAAGGGCAACTAATTTCTGTAGATGGTGTTGCTTATAGGCGAATGTTTAACGATTATTTAGTTCCATCATTGAGAGAAAATCCCCACAGACACGGTTTCAGCAAGATGGCATCACACTACACACTGCTAGGGAGACCATAGCAAATTGATAAGCCGTTTCGGTGACATCCATTGGCCACCCAGGTCCTAGGATCTTACCCCATGGacttttttctgtgggggtATCTAAAAAGTAAAGTGTACGAAACAAGCCCGGCGACAATCTCTGAACTGAAAGGAAATATCGTTCACGAAGTCAATGGCATCTCGGCGGCACTTCTCCAGTGATAGGCAAGAAATACTGAAGCCAGGTTAAAAGAATGTGTCCGACATAACGGCCAACATTTGGActatgtaattttaaaaaaataaaagttgcaTTTCTCTAccttatattgattaaaactagAAATGTATATGTTCTGTAGTTTTGATGTTATATAGATTTTAAATCCTAATTTTGCCACCGgagaccctgtatatttttgattCCATTACTTAGAGGAAACagaataataattcatttttcaacatgtATAAAAAGTATGACTTTACATTCCAGCTATTCAAAAAACCCCAATGGGTAGCTTAATTTCCTTGCATAGAAATAAATGGATAATTTGCAATTAAGCTAAAAGTTTGAAGAGCTTTAGGTTTATTTAACGGAATGAACATTGTTGCTCTCCAATATTTCTACccgaaataatttattttattaatatttatatatatctaGCACAATCATAGATTTAAAGGATATCAGAAGGGTCCAGAAGATGGCTGGACAAACCAACTCGGGACCGTGAACTTGTAACTGAAATCAGTAGCGATTTCTGATACTTCAAGTACTATGACCATTTCACTTCGccaaaattttgttcatttacactattaacaagaaataaacaattttcggAGCTCGATTTGAGGTCCAAAATGCCTGGAATTGAACCTAGGTTAACCTCTGTTAGATTATTTGAGCTGTACCATCCGGTGGTACATTTCGTTCAATTTGTAcgagaataatttttatacatgcatcgtaatttttttaaaaaatccatCAAAGGTATGGTCAGCTAATACTTTTGATTTCAGTCCAATAATAATCAGTGATGTCATTCTTAGTAATCTtccaaaaatttacattttatttattcttagaCTCATTGAAGAATTATTATCTAATGATCTCGATCAAAATATCACTCAAAGCACGTCAACTTGTAATTGATGCAAGTTGATAATTATATAtctaaagatatttttttctaa belongs to Diorhabda carinulata isolate Delta chromosome X, icDioCari1.1, whole genome shotgun sequence and includes:
- the LOC130900869 gene encoding N-sulphoglucosamine sulphohydrolase, which codes for MYLLHFFTIFICVDSSLTKALNAVVILADDGGFEMGTYRNKICQTPNLDKLAKESLIFNKAFTSVSSCSPSRAALLTGMPSHQNGMYGLHQGVHNFNSFNKVKSITKILKDQGIRTGIIGKKHVGPENVYPFDYAETEENNSIFQVGRNITHIKLLTRTFLNTSDPFFLYIAFHDPHRCGHTNPEYGEFCQRFGNGEPGMGYIPDWQPIIYQPDELELPYFIPNTWEARKDVANQYTTISRLDQGVGLIIEELKNSGHYDNTLIIYSSDNGIPFPNGRTNMYDSGIQEPLFISSPLHKERRGQVTNSLTSLLDIVPTLLDWYGIKGETNSVEEFDHLYGRSLLPLLVKEPDDTSKEVIFGSYNLHEITMYYPMRMVRTQRYKLIHNINYYSPFPIDQDLYLSPTFQDILNKTRTNENTFWYKTLQEYYKRPEWELYDLKYDPEELNNIAKKSSQQQIFNELKEKLHKWQKETQDPWICSPHAVLEDEGSFKHNPQCLDLINI